The nucleotide window CCTTTACCGGCAGGGTTTTTCTCGACGGCGACCTGTTCCTCGATTATTTGGACCGGCTGCGGACGGCCCTGCCTGAGGAAGTACGTCAGGCCCAGTGGATTCGTCAGGAAAAGGAGCGCCTGCTGGAAGAAGCCCGGCAGAAAGCCGCGACCCTATTGGCGGATGCGGAAAAACGGGCGGAGATGCTGGCCGGCGAAAACGAACTGGTACGTAAGGCCCGTGCCCAGGCTACTGAAATTATAGGGCGGGCCCGGCATTTGGCAGACGAAATGAAAGCCGGGGCATTGAGCTATGCCGACGGCCTTTTGGAAAAGCTGGAGGAGA belongs to Moorella humiferrea and includes:
- a CDS encoding ATPase, coding for MEFLSLIEEMEKLIEKSPHIPFTGRVFLDGDLFLDYLDRLRTALPEEVRQAQWIRQEKERLLEEARQKAATLLADAEKRAEMLAGENELVRKARAQATEIIGRARHLADEMKAGALSYADGLLEKLEESLNQALAQVRLGRQELKSYPAGGAAAPEAAATAPKLENQERR